The genomic window TTTCCAGCTCTGACAAATAAGTTGCCTCAAGCTGGAAACAAATCTGATGACAATCTGACTTTTATTGGTATGGGATTATTGATCTTGGTCACAGGTATTTCGTATTTAATTTGGCGTCGTAAGAAAATCGATTAATTATGTAACAGCAAAAGGGTTTTGTTCAAATTATGTAAATTATAATTTTATTCAATGAGTATTTTGGTACAAAAAAGTAATTATACTATTGAGTTGAACCATAAATTATATGATTTTGGAGGCGATCCGATGAGACGGAAATCCTATAGTTGGTTAATATCAATAGTTTCTTTGGTATTAGCATTAATTTCATTAGGTATTTTCAGTATTAACACTTCTCAAGCTGCCACGATCCCAATGACTGGGACTTCAGCGGCAGATGCCACAATTTATGATTCGAATGGGAATCAAGTTTCCAATTCTAACAGCTTAATGACCTATCAAACTTTTAAAGTTAGTTATGATTGGACAATTCCTAGTGGGCAGACAATCGCCAACGGCGATACCGCCTCTGTTCAGTTACCTAGTAATGTGGTTACCCAGACTGATTTAAGCGTTCCTATCATTGATAAGGCAGGAAATAATATTGGTACATTTACAGTCACTAAAAATTCTCAGACTGGTACCATCACATTCAATCAAAATTTGGCCGCAACTGATTCGCCAAGAATCGGGACATTAGTTTTTTACGCAAATGGTAATAATGCATCTGACGTAAATAACGTTCAATTTGTCGTAAACAAGTACGGCTGGATCAGTGGCACTACCAATGGTACTGAACCAACAACGTTAACTTGGAATATTGCCTTAAATTCGGCTGGCAATAGTTTAACCAATGTCAAATTAGTTGATGCTATGGGACCAAATCAGACGTTTGTCCCTGGCTCAGTTAGTGCGCAAACAGGTTATTATTCTTCAACTGGTACCTTTGTCAATCAAGGTAGTATTTCACCAACAGTCACCCAAAACGGCAATGTGATCACCATGAATTTTGGCTCGATCAATAAAGCAATCAACTTAGTTTATCAAGCCAATGTTTCAAATCTTGATACGGTCAATGCAAATTCCTGGAGCAATTCAGTTAATATGACCTCTGATCAAGAATCTGGTTCTTCCAGTCATCAAATTGATTGGGGTGGTTTAGGAACCGAGATGTCTAACGGTGGGGTTTATTTGAAAGTAACAAGTAGTAAAGATTCTTCAGCGTTAGCCAATGCAGTTTACAATTTGCAAAATTCCAGCGGCACTGCAATTCAAAATAAATTGACCACTAATTCTGATGGCCAGATTGCAGTTAACAATTTGACGCCGGGACAATATTCATTTGTTGAAACTAAAGCACCTACTGGCTATACATTAAATGCCACGACAATTCCATTTACGATTGTTTCCGGACAAACTAGTCCAGTGCAAGTCTCAACTACGAATACACCAGTTGCCACAACAGATCCGGTCGATCCGCCAGCAACTAATACTGATCCGATAGATCCACCAACAGATCCAGTCGATCCTCCGACAGTAACGACAGATCCTAAAAATCCTGCTACTGACCCAGTGGACCCACCGGCAACTAATACGGATCCAGTTGATCCACCAACAGATCCAGTTGATCCACCGGCAGCAACGACAGATCCTAAAGATCCTGCTACCGACCCAGTTGATCCACCAGCAACAACGACCGATCCAGCTGATCCAACCACTACGACTGATCCGAAGACTACTACGACCGATCCAGCTGACCCAGTGATCACCGATCCTAGTGATCCAGCTCCAGCTTCCATGTCAAAAACGACTAGTTCATCAGTTGGATTGATCGATCCACCAGCAACTAATGCTGATCCTACAACTGATACAACAAGTTCTACGCCTGCTTCAACTAGCAAAACTACTAAAGCTACTGTAACGACAACGGCTCATGTTCCAGTATCTGGTGCAACAAGTGCTGTGACGCCAACTTATAATGCGGGACAAAAGGTTTATAACCCAATGAGTAGTGGATACAATGACAATAGTCCATTGTCAGCTACGAATGCTAAATTCCCACAAACAGGTAACAGTAATGACGGAGTGCTTGAAACTATCGCCGGAATTTTAGTTTTGATGATTCTAGGTAGCGAATGGTTCTTTTGGAGACAGAGAAAAGGTTAAGAACTTAAATAATAAATAGTTTTGAATATAAAGGTTGTGACTCCTTGGAGTTGCAACCTTTTTGTATGAAAAAAACATTAAAATGTAAAACGTTTACATATTACAATTCGAACAAAATTCCGGAAATCGGACAAGAATCGTTTTTTAAAGTAGTAGACTAGTAGTTATAACTTACATATTGGGGATGCTATTCAGTTTTGAAAATAAAATCGATACTTTTAATTTTAATTCCAACTTTCTTATTCAGTTCGATGGAAATTGCCTTAAAGATCGCCGGAGGATCTTTTAACCCCATTGAATTGAACTTTATTCGTTTCTTGATCGGGGGATTAGCTCTACTACCATTTGCCTGGGCTTATCTGAGAAAACACAGTATTTTGCTATCAAAGACGGACTTATTGAGATGTGCAGCCACGGGTTTTGTCATTGTTGTTGTCAGCATGTCGCTTTATCAACTATCAATTCAACTAACGGATGCTTCAATTGTTGCTATCATGTTGAGTGCCAATCCAATCTTTGGCTTGATCATCGGCTTTATTTTCTTAAAAGAGAAATTATCACGTACAAATATTTTTGCCTTAGTTTTAACTTTGATTGGACTTTTGGTCATCATTGACCCATTCCACTTAAAAAATCCGATCGGTATTACTTTAGGATTATTGTCATCAATTATTTTTGGTGTCTACGGTGTCATGTCGCGTGTCCACAGTCACAAAATTGGTATCAATGCTTTAACTATGACTTGTTTGTCATTCTTGTTTGGTGCTGGGGAATTAGCAATTTTGATGGGACTTAGTCATACCGGATTAGCTTCATTTATTCCAAAGAATTACAGCGAATTCGTTAATATCCCATTTTTCCAAGGAATCACATGGTCAACTTTGCCATTGATACTTTATATTTCAGTCTTAGTTACTGGTGCTGCGTTTGGATTGTACTTCGTTGCCATGGACGAAGTTGGAGTTGTTCAAGCTTCGTTGATTTTCCTAGTAAAACCTGCGTTAGCTCCAATTTTAGCTTTAGGAGTGTTGGGCGAAGCCATCGTTCCAAGAACGATCGTTGGTATCGTTATTATCTTATTAGGTTCAGCAATTACACTTGTTGGTGCCAAAATCGCTTACGGAGTTATCTCGATTTTTATCAGTGATTCCAAGAAACCTAAAGAAGAAGTTGAACGTCAGATGGAACGTGATATGGAAAATCTTCCTTCAGACGACCAACCAAATAAAAATAAACTAACTGCTAAAATTCATGATCAACTTGAAAATCAAAAAGAAGTTCAAGCTGAATTAAAAGAAGAAATTCAAAGTCATCGTTCTTCGATGCAAGAACAGAAAAACTAAAAAAATGTCCGCTAATTCCAACAATTAGCGGACATTTTTCGTATGTTAGTCTTTTTCACCTTGTTTGATAAAGTATTCGAAAATGCGACTCTTAGTGATTTTTCCAATCACTTTAGTATTTTCAGTTGTGTCAACGACGGGTAATGAGTCGACCTCGTGTTCTAGCAATAACTTTCCGACACTCATGATCGACATGTCAGGAGTGACTGTGATCAAGTTCGGCATCCGTGTCATGACCATGCTGGCGACCATTGACTCAGTATCGGAATTATTCACGGTAACTGCTAGCAAGTCTTTTCTTGAAATCAAACCTAATAAGTTTTGATCAGAGTCGACGACGTAAAGTGAACCTGTATCCTTTAAAAAGAGGTTATTGACGCACTCTTGTAAAGTAGTATTGGGTTCGACTAGAGCAGGTTTTTTCACGATATCGTTGATTTTTTGCTCGTATAAATTAGCATAGTTGACTTGGGTATTTTTAAGTCCAGTATATTCATAGCCGACTTTGGGACGAGAGCCTAAAATACCCACAGCTGTCAGCAGTCTCAAGTCGCCACGGATGGTAGGGATGCTGAGTCCTAGCTGGTTAGCGATTTGCTCACTAGTTAGTGGACTAGTCTTTTTAGTCATTGCAATAATTTCTTGTTGTCTAGTAGTTAATTCCATTTTAATTCCCCGGTGCGTTTGTTTAAATTTGTAATCGACTTTAATTATATATGTAATAACATATTGTGGCAATAATACGTTATATATATCATTAATTGATAAAATTAATATGAAATTATTTTCAACCACTCACTGAAAAAATTCGACATATTTAATCTTTTTTCACGGATTATATTGACCTGTTAAGCATTAAGATTAGAATAAAAATTGTATTCAATAAAAGTAAATTAATAGTTGATCGGAGAGTAAATTGATGAAATATTTGAGTAAAAAGCAAGAACGGGAGTTATATCTTCCTACTACTACACCCAAAATCGTCAATGTCCCAGGCCAAAAATTCATTTCTTTGCACGGAGTCGGCGACCCAAACGGCCCAGAATTCAAAGAAAAGATGGAAACTTTATTCCCTGTAGCATATGGACTGAAGGCTGCTTATCGTAAATATTGCGAAGGAAAAGACGTTGAGTTTGATGACTACGTTGTTTTTCCACTTGAGGGAGTATGGTCTCTGACTGAGGCTGGTCAAAAGTTAGATCATCTCGACAAAAATGAATTCGAATACGATGTAATGATTCGTATTCCCGACTTTTTCCCAGCTGATTTAATTGAACCTAGTATTGAAGAAATCAAATCGAAGAAGCATCTGAAATTGATCAACGACTTAGAGATCAAAGAATATCCTGCTATTGAGGCGGTCGAAGTTTTGCACGTCGGTAAATACGATGATGAACCTGCAAGTTTTGCCAAGATGGATAAATTGGTTTCCGAACAAGGCAAACAGCGTGCTTCAATGATTCATCGCGAGATTTATTTATCAGATGCCAGACGGGTTGAACCAGAAAGATTAAAGACAGTTTTGCGTTATGAAATAAAATAATTATTTTTTTAAACAAATCTGTTGATAAATGATTCAATACCTGCTATTCTCTATCGTGGACTTAGTAATTATTACTATTAAACATGACTTCCCATTATCAAAAATTTTTGAAAAAGGGTAGGTACGTGAATGGCACGTAAAGCAAAGTTAGAACGTGAAAAAAGATTGCACGCTACTGTGAACAAATACGCAGCATTGCGCAAGCAATTGAAAGAAAATGGCGATTATGAAGCTCTTAGCAAATTGCCTAGAGATGCATCTCCAACCAGATTGCATAATCGTGATAAAGAAGACGGCAGACCGCATGCTTATTTGAGAAAGTTTGGTTTGTCTAGAATTAATTTTAGAAATTTAGCGCACAAGGGTCAGATCCCTGGTGTTCGTAAAGCTAGCTGGTAAATAGCTAGGCCAGTCACTTGAACAAGTCAATCTGTTATGTCAAGAGATTATTCCGCAGGAACTGTGACTGGCCTGGACCTATGAGGTAACAAACTCAAGAGGTCTACGATCCTCCTCATACACAAAACCCGAGATATTTATCTCGGGCTTTTTTTGTGCGGTTTACTTTAGGTTAGTCTATATAATGTCGCCTACAGGATGGGATTGCTTATTGGCTCCGCATCCTTGGTTGTTCGTTGGCGTAGCCAACACTTTAGAAGGTTGCGCACGCGCCAAGGGCGACGTACGTTCCTTTATTTCACTACTTGGCCAAACGCAATCCCATCCTTCCGGCTGGTATTCTCAAATCTTTTTGTTTATGAGGTAGTAATTTATTTATCCAAACTTTAAGTATGAAAATATATCCGAAAATTTTATCCACTGAACGCAACCATGAATAATTAGTCGATTAGAATGAACTAACTTTTTCCATGATGTATCAAATATTTTTGTACCTCTCTTGATTCAAAAGTATAATTTAACTATCTACTAACATTTTGGAGGTTTTACCATGGATCACTCTCGTATCGATTCTGTTCGCCAATACTTGCAGGCCAATGACTTGGATGCTTTTTTGGTTTCTGATAAACAGGATCAATTTTATTTGGCTAATTATACTGGAGACGATGGCTTTGTTGTCATCGATTCTTCTCAGGTTTTCATTATTACTGATGGTCGCTTTTTTGAACAGATCAAGGTTGAAGCTCCTGAGGCTTCTATCGTTGATGTTAAAGAACAGAGTCTGGCTGAGTTTCTATCAGCTCATTATGACAAGGTTGCGATTGAATCGGATAGCTTGTTGACGAGGGACTATCAAACTCTGCTTGAAAAAAATCTTACTACGGTCAATGCCGATTTAGTTGTTAAATTGATGAGAATGCACAAATCTGCTGCCGAGATCTCCTTGATCAAAAAAGCTGTCGAGATCACTGATGATGTTTATGTGCATATTTTGGAATTCATCAAAACCGGTATGACAGAAATTGAAGTTGCTAACGAGATTGAAGCTTATGGTAAACAACGTGGTGCTCAGAAGTTGTCATTTGAAACAATTGTGGCATCGGGGATTCGTTCATCATATCCACATGGAAGTGCAACGGATAAAGTGATTGAAACTGGAGATGTTGTCACGCTGGACTTTGGTTTTGTCTACCAAAACTATTACTCAGATATTACCCGAACAATCGTAATGGGCAAGGCGTCCGATGAAGTCAAAAAAGTATACTCAGCAGTCTTAAAGGCAGAATCGTTAGGCATAAGATTTGCACCGATGGTCGAAACTTTTGGTGATCTTGATCGGGTCATTCGAGGTTCGATCGATGACTCAGGTTATGGAAAGTACTTCATGCATGGATCAGGTCATGGCTTAGGACTAGTCTGCCATGATTATCCGATCATCAGAACTTCTAACGATGACCAACTAGAGTCAAATATTGTCTTCACGGTCGAACCTGGCATTTATTTGCCTGGAAAATTTGGAGTCAGGATCGAAGATGATGTCTACAAGGATGATTCCGGCGAGATGGTACGCCTGACCAATTCCACTACGGAACTACAAGAAATTTAATACTAAAAAATTCAAATCATGTAAATATTTCTAGTCAAAAAGCATCTGCGTTGCAGGTGCTTTTTATTATAATAATTATATGAATATACCAGAAAAAACATAATATCTTAAAAACATTATTTGATAAATTGACACTTTTTTGGAACAATGGTTAGATTATAAAGGATATTTCTAAAGTTAACTTTAACTGTCAATTATCAATGGGTATATTTGTATTTTGGTATCAGCTTGGACAGATTGCTCATCTTACAAAACTGTAAGGTGATTGTAAGAAGAAGTGATGTTTTGAAAAGTTGAAGAGAACTAGTATGAACTGTGAGCTAAATTTAGCCTACTCATAGAGTAATGAGGTGAGTGATTTGATGATCAAAATTTTAAACTTTTTAAAGAAACCAGCATCGATCTTTATTTTAAGAACTGTGTTCTATTTCGCAATACTCTTAATTCTTTTATATATCTACGGTTACAACGGTGTAGGTAGCGCCAAGTTTATTTACAACGATTTCTAGCTGAAAGAAGGGGATATAATGAACAAAATTATCGATAGAATCACTCGTATCGCACAAACAAATCCAGACAAGGTTTGTTATCACAATGGCGACGTCACAGCAACGTATCGTGACCTCGATAGTCAATCAGATAAGATTGCTAGTTTCATTCAAGAAAAGTTTCTTCCGCAAGGAAGCCCCATTATTATTTTTGGCGGACAACAATTTGAAATGTTAGTTATGTTCCTTGGAGCTATCAAATCTGGGCACGCATATATCCCAGTCGATGACGGTTCCGATTCTGACCGGATCAAGCAAATCAATAATGTGGCTAAGCCTTCGTTGGTATTAAATTGGAGCGACAAAGATGACTTTGGTATTGAAACTACGATCATTGCTAAAGATGAGCTAGCCTCCGTCATGAACTCAGATCATGACACTTACGATGCAACATTAAGCGTTGGACCAGATGATAACTTCTATATTATTTTTACATCTGGAACTACTGGTACACCTAAGGGTGTTCAGATCAGCACGAACAACTTGCTCGACTTTGTCGAATGGGTAGACGCTGAATACAAGTACACTAGTCAAACGCATGTAATGCTGCAAGCACCGTTCTCATTTGACCTTTCTGTTTTTTCAATCTATCCAGGTTTGACCAATGGCTCAACTTTGGAAGTATTGGATAAAGAGACAGCCAAGAATTTGGCTAAATTGCAACAAGCAATCATTAATACTGAAGCAACAACTTGGATCTCAACGCCTTCATTCTTTGAAATGTGTCTATTCTTCAAGGACTTCAATTCAGAGACCTTGCCTAACTTGAAAAAATTTATTTTCTGCGGCGAGGAATTAACGCACGTCACGGCTGATAAATTGCTCAAACGTTTTGAAGGCGCAGAGCTTTATAACACTTATGGACCAACGGAAAATACCGTTGCCATAACCTCAATTCAGATTACACCACAAATTTTGGATCTCTTCGATCGTTTGCCAATTGGCTATTTGAAAAAGAATATGGAACACAAATTGGCTAACGTTGAAGAAAAGGACGGTGAAAAAGTCGGCGAACTTCTAGTAAGCGGCCCTGATGTTTCAAAAGGCTATCTGAATAACCCCGTTCAAACTGAAAAAGCATTTGAGAGTATTGAAGGTAAAACGTTCTATCACACTGGCGATATGGTGAGTGAGAATGAAGATGGTCTCCTTTTTTACAAAGGAAGGACCGACTTCCAAATCAAGATGCACGGTTACAGAATCGAGTTGGAAGAAGTGGATTCTCTGCTGTCTAATCTTGAGGAAGTAAAGCAATCTTGCACGGTCCCTCTATATAATAGTAAAAAGCAAGTTAACAAGATCATTGCTCATATCGTGCTTGACGAAAAATACCAAGATGTTGACGAGAAGGAAATGAGTCGTCAGATCAAGGAAGAGCTCAAGCAAAACACGATGGAATACATGATTCCTAATATCCTTAAATTCGTAAAACAATTGCCTATTAGTAAGAACGGAAAGATTGATAGAAAGGCATTGATAGGCGAAGTAAATGCATAATATAACACCTTATAGTAGTCCAGTTTATTTTATATATTTAATACTTCTGTTACTGCCAATAATGATTGGTCTTTACAACGGCAAACGTTTTAGAGTTTATGAAACACTCGCAACAATTGTAATTTTGATCACTGCCTTTTTCGGAGGCAATATGAGTCAAGGTATTTCTTTGATAGCTTATATCCTCTTCGAAATGGTATTGGTCCTGTCGTACTTGAGGTATCGAACTAAAGAAGGTTCCAAGAATAACTTCTGGGTCTTCTTCTGGTCAGTGATTTTGGCCATCGTACCGCTAGTATTTGTAAAATTGGATCCGTTGATCAACAACGCGACGATCTCACTGTTTGCCTTCATGGGTATCAGTTACTTGACCTTCAAGTCAGTTGAAATGATCATGGAGATCCGTGATGGGGCAATCAAAGAAGTTAAGCCTTGGGAATTTATCAGATTCTTGCTATTCTTCCCAACCATTACTTCTGGTCCTATCGATAGATTCAGACGTTTCCAAAAAGATGTTTTGAAGCCACCTTCCAGAGAAGAATACGTCAAGCTTTTGAAGAGTGGTACTAATCGATTGATGTTAGGTTTCTTGTATAAATTTATCATCGGATATATTTTCGGAACCTTATTGCTACCTAAAGTTTCTGACTTGGCCTTGTCTTATCAAGGACAAGCACCACTAGGACTTTCATGGTGGGTACTAGCTTATATGTACGTCTACAGTATGTATCTGTTCTTTGACTTTGCAGGATACTCGCTGTTCGCGGTTGGTATCTCTAATTTCTTAGGTGTCAAAACACCAATGAACTTCAACCGTCCATTCCAATCACATAACATTAAAGATTTTTGGAATAGATGGCACATGACCTTATCGTTCTGGTTCCGTGATTTCATCTACATGCGTTTAATGTTCTTTATGATGAAAAAGAAGTTGATCAAGAATCGTGTCACAATGGCTAATATCGGCTACTTAACACTATTTCTTATCATGGGATTTTGGCACGGTGAAACTTGGTTCTACATCGTCTATGGTTTGTTCCATGCCGGTGCAATGATCACCAACGATGCTTGGCTGAGATACAAGAAGAAGCATAGAAAATCAATTCCAAGCAACAAATTTACTGAAGCTTTCGCAATATTCTTAACATTCAATGTCGTTTGTTTCAGTTTCCTAATCTTTTCAGGATTTTTAAATACACTATGGTTTAGCTAAGGAGAAAAATTATGGACGTAAAAGCAGAAATTATTGCAATTTTGAAAGATGTTACAGGTTTAGATGATGTAGGTTCAGATCCAGATGCAAACTTATTCCAAGATGGTGTGCTTGATTCAATGGCAACTGTTGAAGTTTTAGTAGCAATGCAGGACAAGTTCGATATCCAAGTTCCAGTTTCAGAATTCGACCGTAACCAATGGAACACTGTTAACAAAATGGTCGACCGTGTAGGAGAATTGGAAGAAGAATAAAACTATGAAGAAAAAACTGTGGATGATTTTTGGACCTGTAATTATTGCTATTGCAGCTTTATTAATTCTTCTATGGACACCTATCAACTTTAAGACCGTGACTCCAGAGAAGGTTAATCAAGCCGCCACATCATTGGATGCCCGTGTATTAAAGGGTGAGGATATTAAAAATACCGCGGAAGAAGAAAATTACATACCGATCATTGGTTCATCTGAGTTATCCAGAATGGATCCATTCCATCCATC from Companilactobacillus sp. includes these protein-coding regions:
- a CDS encoding SpaA isopeptide-forming pilin-related protein yields the protein MRRKSYSWLISIVSLVLALISLGIFSINTSQAATIPMTGTSAADATIYDSNGNQVSNSNSLMTYQTFKVSYDWTIPSGQTIANGDTASVQLPSNVVTQTDLSVPIIDKAGNNIGTFTVTKNSQTGTITFNQNLAATDSPRIGTLVFYANGNNASDVNNVQFVVNKYGWISGTTNGTEPTTLTWNIALNSAGNSLTNVKLVDAMGPNQTFVPGSVSAQTGYYSSTGTFVNQGSISPTVTQNGNVITMNFGSINKAINLVYQANVSNLDTVNANSWSNSVNMTSDQESGSSSHQIDWGGLGTEMSNGGVYLKVTSSKDSSALANAVYNLQNSSGTAIQNKLTTNSDGQIAVNNLTPGQYSFVETKAPTGYTLNATTIPFTIVSGQTSPVQVSTTNTPVATTDPVDPPATNTDPIDPPTDPVDPPTVTTDPKNPATDPVDPPATNTDPVDPPTDPVDPPAATTDPKDPATDPVDPPATTTDPADPTTTTDPKTTTTDPADPVITDPSDPAPASMSKTTSSSVGLIDPPATNADPTTDTTSSTPASTSKTTKATVTTTAHVPVSGATSAVTPTYNAGQKVYNPMSSGYNDNSPLSATNAKFPQTGNSNDGVLETIAGILVLMILGSEWFFWRQRKG
- a CDS encoding DMT family transporter; the protein is MKIKSILLILIPTFLFSSMEIALKIAGGSFNPIELNFIRFLIGGLALLPFAWAYLRKHSILLSKTDLLRCAATGFVIVVVSMSLYQLSIQLTDASIVAIMLSANPIFGLIIGFIFLKEKLSRTNIFALVLTLIGLLVIIDPFHLKNPIGITLGLLSSIIFGVYGVMSRVHSHKIGINALTMTCLSFLFGAGELAILMGLSHTGLASFIPKNYSEFVNIPFFQGITWSTLPLILYISVLVTGAAFGLYFVAMDEVGVVQASLIFLVKPALAPILALGVLGEAIVPRTIVGIVIILLGSAITLVGAKIAYGVISIFISDSKKPKEEVERQMERDMENLPSDDQPNKNKLTAKIHDQLENQKEVQAELKEEIQSHRSSMQEQKN
- a CDS encoding CBS domain-containing protein codes for the protein MELTTRQQEIIAMTKKTSPLTSEQIANQLGLSIPTIRGDLRLLTAVGILGSRPKVGYEYTGLKNTQVNYANLYEQKINDIVKKPALVEPNTTLQECVNNLFLKDTGSLYVVDSDQNLLGLISRKDLLAVTVNNSDTESMVASMVMTRMPNLITVTPDMSIMSVGKLLLEHEVDSLPVVDTTENTKVIGKITKSRIFEYFIKQGEKD
- a CDS encoding GyrI-like domain-containing protein, translating into MKYLSKKQERELYLPTTTPKIVNVPGQKFISLHGVGDPNGPEFKEKMETLFPVAYGLKAAYRKYCEGKDVEFDDYVVFPLEGVWSLTEAGQKLDHLDKNEFEYDVMIRIPDFFPADLIEPSIEEIKSKKHLKLINDLEIKEYPAIEAVEVLHVGKYDDEPASFAKMDKLVSEQGKQRASMIHREIYLSDARRVEPERLKTVLRYEIK
- the rpsN gene encoding 30S ribosomal protein S14, translating into MARKAKLEREKRLHATVNKYAALRKQLKENGDYEALSKLPRDASPTRLHNRDKEDGRPHAYLRKFGLSRINFRNLAHKGQIPGVRKASW
- a CDS encoding M24 family metallopeptidase → MDHSRIDSVRQYLQANDLDAFLVSDKQDQFYLANYTGDDGFVVIDSSQVFIITDGRFFEQIKVEAPEASIVDVKEQSLAEFLSAHYDKVAIESDSLLTRDYQTLLEKNLTTVNADLVVKLMRMHKSAAEISLIKKAVEITDDVYVHILEFIKTGMTEIEVANEIEAYGKQRGAQKLSFETIVASGIRSSYPHGSATDKVIETGDVVTLDFGFVYQNYYSDITRTIVMGKASDEVKKVYSAVLKAESLGIRFAPMVETFGDLDRVIRGSIDDSGYGKYFMHGSGHGLGLVCHDYPIIRTSNDDQLESNIVFTVEPGIYLPGKFGVRIEDDVYKDDSGEMVRLTNSTTELQEI
- a CDS encoding teichoic acid D-Ala incorporation-associated protein DltX, whose protein sequence is MIKILNFLKKPASIFILRTVFYFAILLILLYIYGYNGVGSAKFIYNDF
- the dltA gene encoding D-alanine--poly(phosphoribitol) ligase subunit DltA, translating into MNKIIDRITRIAQTNPDKVCYHNGDVTATYRDLDSQSDKIASFIQEKFLPQGSPIIIFGGQQFEMLVMFLGAIKSGHAYIPVDDGSDSDRIKQINNVAKPSLVLNWSDKDDFGIETTIIAKDELASVMNSDHDTYDATLSVGPDDNFYIIFTSGTTGTPKGVQISTNNLLDFVEWVDAEYKYTSQTHVMLQAPFSFDLSVFSIYPGLTNGSTLEVLDKETAKNLAKLQQAIINTEATTWISTPSFFEMCLFFKDFNSETLPNLKKFIFCGEELTHVTADKLLKRFEGAELYNTYGPTENTVAITSIQITPQILDLFDRLPIGYLKKNMEHKLANVEEKDGEKVGELLVSGPDVSKGYLNNPVQTEKAFESIEGKTFYHTGDMVSENEDGLLFYKGRTDFQIKMHGYRIELEEVDSLLSNLEEVKQSCTVPLYNSKKQVNKIIAHIVLDEKYQDVDEKEMSRQIKEELKQNTMEYMIPNILKFVKQLPISKNGKIDRKALIGEVNA
- the dltB gene encoding D-alanyl-lipoteichoic acid biosynthesis protein DltB, whose protein sequence is MHNITPYSSPVYFIYLILLLLPIMIGLYNGKRFRVYETLATIVILITAFFGGNMSQGISLIAYILFEMVLVLSYLRYRTKEGSKNNFWVFFWSVILAIVPLVFVKLDPLINNATISLFAFMGISYLTFKSVEMIMEIRDGAIKEVKPWEFIRFLLFFPTITSGPIDRFRRFQKDVLKPPSREEYVKLLKSGTNRLMLGFLYKFIIGYIFGTLLLPKVSDLALSYQGQAPLGLSWWVLAYMYVYSMYLFFDFAGYSLFAVGISNFLGVKTPMNFNRPFQSHNIKDFWNRWHMTLSFWFRDFIYMRLMFFMMKKKLIKNRVTMANIGYLTLFLIMGFWHGETWFYIVYGLFHAGAMITNDAWLRYKKKHRKSIPSNKFTEAFAIFLTFNVVCFSFLIFSGFLNTLWFS
- the dltC gene encoding D-alanine--poly(phosphoribitol) ligase subunit DltC, encoding MDVKAEIIAILKDVTGLDDVGSDPDANLFQDGVLDSMATVEVLVAMQDKFDIQVPVSEFDRNQWNTVNKMVDRVGELEEE